One genomic region from Bacilli bacterium encodes:
- a CDS encoding aldehyde dehydrogenase family protein — MEVKFKNQYQLFINGKWQDASDKALIKVYNPANGEYLTSIADASNEDVDLAVKAAQEAFKTWSKTTPVERATILNKIADIIDANRELLATIETMDNGKPIRETMNADIPLAADHFRYYAAVTRADEGVATMLDNNTMNVILREPVGVVGQIIPWNFPFLMAAWKLAPLIAAGDVSILKPSSTTSLSVLKLMELIREVIPNGVINVITGKGSKSGDYLVHHAGLDKLAFTGSTEVGRGIGLAAAEKIIPSTLELGGKSANIFFPDADLDMALEGAQMGILFNQGQVCSAGSRILVHQDIYDEFVNRLAEAFKKVKVGNPLDANTQMGAQVDERQLNKILGYVDIGQKEGARVLVGGHRYTEGEAAKGFFMEPTLLVDVKNSMRVAQEEIFGPVGVVIPFKDIDEAIAIANDSDYGLAGGVFTRDINTALKVARSVRTGRMWVNTYNSFPAGAPFGGYKESGVGRETAKVALDHYSQTKNIIINLAEKPAGMFVKK, encoded by the coding sequence ATGGAAGTAAAATTTAAAAATCAATATCAACTGTTTATTAATGGTAAATGGCAGGATGCCAGCGACAAAGCTTTAATTAAAGTCTACAATCCGGCGAATGGGGAATATTTAACCTCGATAGCCGATGCCAGTAATGAAGATGTCGACCTGGCGGTGAAAGCCGCGCAGGAGGCGTTCAAAACCTGGAGTAAGACCACTCCGGTTGAACGGGCGACAATTCTAAATAAGATTGCCGATATAATCGATGCAAACCGCGAATTACTCGCCACCATTGAGACGATGGATAATGGGAAACCGATTCGTGAAACTATGAATGCCGATATACCTTTAGCTGCCGATCATTTCCGCTATTATGCGGCGGTCACTCGTGCGGATGAAGGGGTGGCAACCATGCTTGACAACAATACGATGAATGTTATTTTAAGAGAACCAGTCGGAGTTGTCGGGCAAATTATCCCCTGGAACTTTCCGTTTTTGATGGCGGCATGGAAACTTGCCCCTCTTATTGCGGCGGGTGATGTTTCAATATTAAAACCATCTTCAACGACTTCGTTGAGTGTTTTAAAACTTATGGAATTAATTCGCGAAGTTATTCCCAATGGAGTTATAAATGTTATTACCGGCAAAGGCTCAAAGAGTGGCGACTATTTAGTGCATCATGCCGGCCTTGATAAGTTAGCTTTCACCGGTTCGACTGAAGTTGGAAGAGGAATCGGTTTAGCCGCGGCGGAAAAAATCATCCCTTCCACTTTGGAATTGGGTGGAAAATCGGCAAATATTTTCTTCCCAGACGCCGATTTGGACATGGCCTTAGAGGGAGCACAAATGGGCATTCTTTTCAATCAAGGTCAAGTTTGTTCAGCCGGCTCAAGAATTCTTGTTCATCAAGATATATATGACGAATTTGTAAATCGTCTTGCCGAAGCCTTTAAGAAGGTTAAAGTTGGCAATCCCCTCGACGCAAATACGCAGATGGGAGCTCAAGTTGACGAACGGCAACTAAACAAGATTCTTGGTTATGTTGACATTGGTCAAAAAGAAGGAGCCCGTGTTTTGGTCGGCGGACATCGTTATACGGAAGGTGAAGCGGCTAAAGGCTTCTTTATGGAACCGACACTTTTGGTTGACGTCAAGAACTCAATGCGCGTGGCTCAGGAAGAGATATTCGGTCCCGTAGGTGTGGTTATTCCTTTTAAGGACATCGATGAAGCAATTGCCATTGCCAACGATAGTGACTATGGACTAGCGGGTGGGGTATTTACGCGCGATATTAATACCGCGCTCAAAGTCGCTAGGAGTGTAAGAACCGGAAGGATGTGGGTTAATACCTATAATTCATTCCCAGCCGGAGCTCCGTTTGGCGGTTATAAAGAATCAGGAGTTGGCCGCGAGACGGCTAAAGTGGCTCTCGATCACTACAGCCAAACGAAGAATATAATTATTAATCTTGCGGAAAAGCCGGCGGGAATGTTCGTAAAGAAATAA